The DNA sequence CGGCCGTGGTCGCGGTCGTACGCCGGGAACCACCAGGACAGGACGGTGGCCGAGCGCAGGCCGAAGTGGGCGGCCACGGGGCGGCCGCCGGCGTACAGCACGGAGAGCAGGCCGCGGCACTCGGGGTCGTCGCCGTGGGCGAGCAGCTCCACCAGCCCGGTGATCCACTGCTGCGCGAACCGGTCGCGGCGGCCGGTGCGCCGGTACTGGGCGGACTTCCAGCGCATCAGCGCCCGCAGCGCGTCCGGGTCCCGGGTGTCGTGGACGAACCGCACCTCGCCGACCTGCCGGGCGAGCCGGCGTTCCTTGGCCAGGACCTGTTTGACGAATCCCGGGGAACGGGCGCGCAGCCCTTCGAGGTAGTGCGCGTATCCCCGGTCGAGGTCGATCACCGGGTCGGCGAGTTCCTCTACGGCGTGCGGGACGAAGAGGTCCTGGCCGGCCTCCAGGTTGTCGAACTCCCACGAGGAGAGCGCGCAGGCGGCGAGCAGGGTGCGCGGGTCGAGCCGGATGCCGGGGCGCAGCACGGCGCCCTGGCTGTCCGACACCCCCAGTCCGATGGCCCGGCCCTGTCCCAGCGGCCCCTTCTCGTGCGGGAAGAAGCCGACCGGTGTGCCGTCGTCC is a window from the Streptomyces capillispiralis genome containing:
- a CDS encoding GNAT family N-acetyltransferase, encoding MERKRILVVRPDELGPSEHKTWRHLRAESGAPENPFLDPVFTTAVGQVVPAARVAVLQDDGTPVGFFPHEKGPLGQGRAIGLGVSDSQGAVLRPGIRLDPRTLLAACALSSWEFDNLEAGQDLFVPHAVEELADPVIDLDRGYAHYLEGLRARSPGFVKQVLAKERRLARQVGEVRFVHDTRDPDALRALMRWKSAQYRRTGRRDRFAQQWITGLVELLAHGDDPECRGLLSVLYAGGRPVAAHFGLRSATVLSWWFPAYDRDHGRYSPGLVLQLRMLEAAAADGIRMVDLGSGPARYKDSLKTRELPVYEGAVVRPGPGGAAYRLGREPARAARRFVRGHPRLADAARHTLTRLGRLREG